The DNA region CTCCAAAGGTATTTAGATCGCAAAATATGCCGCATATGCCTCCACAATAAACAAGAAGGATGTCATCGAGTGACATCCTTCTTTATTATCACAGCTATATCATTTATTTCTGCAAGATAAGGTTATAATGGTTTAGCTTGCTGCGCCTCGAGCCGTTTCTCGTTAACCCGTCCGATAAGCTCGCTGACGACCTCATCCGGAGACCGCTCCATCATCCAGCTTTGCCCGAACATCTGGAAGATTTTAATGACCGGGAAGTCCTCCCAAAATCCCAGGAATTCATCCTGGAGAGATACTTTGTCCTTAACATGCTTGTTCATTTCATCGATGCACTCTTCCAGCACGTTCTTCGCGATCGGGTCGCTCACCCACTCATTAAGCAAGCTGAATTTATGGAACGTGATTTCCTCCTTGCCGAAGTCGCAGAACAGTCGGTGTGTCACTCGGATATCGCGGGACGAGCTGCCTGCGCAGAGTTGGAAATATCCGCTTTCTGCTACCCAGCGATTGTATTTCGTGTTGTAATAGGCAAAATCTCTTTCTTCAAGCTCAAAGACGATCTTCTCCTTCTCGCCCGGCGCGAGCTCGATTTTGGCAAAAGCTTTAAGCTCCTTCTCGGGACGCACCCATTTGCATTCCTCATCATGGACATACAATTGAACGGTTTCCTTCCCGGAGCGCTTTCCGGTATTCTCCAATTGGAGGGTAACGGTAATTCCCTTCTCATGCTGTACCGCTTGAAGATCCGTGTACTTAAATTTTGTGTACGACAAACCATGTCCGAACGGAAACTGCGGAGCCATTTCCTTACGGTCGTAATAACGATAGCCGATAAACAGTCCTTCACGATAATACAGCTTGCCGTTTTCTCCCTGAATCCGCATATGCGATGGGTTATCCGACAGCTTGACCGGGAAGGTCTCCGACAGCTTGCCGGAAGGGTTCGTGTGTCCGAACAGGATTTCGGCAATGGCTCTGCCCATACCCTGCCCCGTCAACCAGGAATGGATGACCCCAGGCACATGCTGCACCCATGGATGCATCGCAAGCGCGTTCCCGCTGCTTGTTACCACGACACAGTTCGGCTGAACGGCTGCAACGGCTTGGATGAGCTTCACTTGGTGCTCTGGGAGGTTAATGCTCTTCAAGTCATGCATCTCGGATTCCGCATATTCCGGCTGGCCGACGAACAATACGGCTAGATCGGATGTCGCCGCCAACGACGCGCTTTCCTTAATCAGGTCCTCGCGAATGGAGTCATCTGCGGGATATCCCTCAGCATAGCTTAGCGTGACCGACTCTCCCGCCAGCTCCTTAATTTCATCCCACGGAATATCGACCCGCGTTGGCGTAACTTCTGCGCTGCCGGCCCCTTGGATTCTTGGCTTCTTCGCAAAACGGCCGATGATTGCAATCGATGGTGCGGATTCCGGCTGTATAGGGAGAATACCGTTCTCGTTCTTGAGCAGCACGATGCTCTCGGCTGCTGCTTTTCTCGCAAGCGCGTGGTAGTCTTGAACAGTGCCCGAGACCGTTTCTTTCGGGGCTGTCGCTCGCTCTACAAGCTTTAGAATACGGGCAACGCTTTGATCAAGCTTCTCTTCGGAGAGGTCTCCGCCCTCCACAGCCTCCACAATTGCCTTCGTATTGTAGTGAGCCGGCCCCGGCATTTCAAGATCAAGACCGGCCTTAAGCCCGCGAATCCGGTCATTGACGGCGGTCCAGTCCGACAGCACGACACCTTCGTAGCCCCACTCTTCTCTCAGTATATCATGAAGCAAATGCTCGTTTTCGCTTGTATAACTGCCATTGAGCAAATTATATGAGCACATGACGGTCCAGGGATCGGACTTCTTAATGATCCGTTCGAAAGCGCTAAGATAAATTTCGCGCAGCGTCCGTTCGTCGACCTCCGAGCTCGTCACCATTTTTTCGTTCTCCTGATTGTTGCAAGCGAAGTGCTTGAGGGAAGCGCCCACGCCTTCGCTTTGGAGCCCGTTGATGAAGGCTGCGCCAAGCTCGCCTGTTAAGCAGGGGTCCTCCGAGTAGTACTCGAAGTTTCTGCCGCCAAGCGGCGTCCGCTTCATATTAATGCCCGGGCCAAGCAGCAGCTCCACGCCCATTTCCTTGGATTCCTGTCCAAGCGCTACCCCGACTTCATGCAGCAGCTCGGTGTTCCAGGAGGAGCCGATGGCGGAACCGGTAGGATAGCAGGTTGCCGGAACATTCTCGGACGTAATGCCCATTTCTTCATCGCTGTTCGTTTTCCGGATCCCGTTGGTTCCGTCATACATATGCACAGCCGGAATGTTCAATCGCTCGATGCCTTTGGTCATCCACATATTCAATCCCGCACAGAGGGATGCTTTTTCCGTAAGCGTCATTTCTTGAATTAATTCATGAATTGATCGGTTCATTTGGTATCCATCCTTTATACATGACTTGTTGAGCTTGCTTCCCGCTCTTTCTTAAGTTCTTGCGCATCATACAGCTTGAAGAACGGAAACCATACCGCGAATACAATCAATAAGACAACGGCCAGAAGAACAAGACCGCCGAGTCCGGACATCATGTAGGTAGACAGCCCGATCGGGGTATACCACAATTGAAAGATTTGGCTTGGAATTCTCGCCAGCCCCATATCGAGCGCCAAATACACAATGATCGGCGTTATAAGACCATTAATCCACATCGGAACCATGAGCAGCGGGTTGAAAGCAACCGCTCCGTAGACGACCGGCTCGTTAATATTAAACAGGGAGGGGATAATCGTCGCTTTACCGACGGACTTCAGCTTTTTCGATCTGGCAAGCAGGAACCAGACGGCG from Paenibacillus ihbetae includes:
- a CDS encoding beta-glucosidase family protein — encoded protein: MNRSIHELIQEMTLTEKASLCAGLNMWMTKGIERLNIPAVHMYDGTNGIRKTNSDEEMGITSENVPATCYPTGSAIGSSWNTELLHEVGVALGQESKEMGVELLLGPGINMKRTPLGGRNFEYYSEDPCLTGELGAAFINGLQSEGVGASLKHFACNNQENEKMVTSSEVDERTLREIYLSAFERIIKKSDPWTVMCSYNLLNGSYTSENEHLLHDILREEWGYEGVVLSDWTAVNDRIRGLKAGLDLEMPGPAHYNTKAIVEAVEGGDLSEEKLDQSVARILKLVERATAPKETVSGTVQDYHALARKAAAESIVLLKNENGILPIQPESAPSIAIIGRFAKKPRIQGAGSAEVTPTRVDIPWDEIKELAGESVTLSYAEGYPADDSIREDLIKESASLAATSDLAVLFVGQPEYAESEMHDLKSINLPEHQVKLIQAVAAVQPNCVVVTSSGNALAMHPWVQHVPGVIHSWLTGQGMGRAIAEILFGHTNPSGKLSETFPVKLSDNPSHMRIQGENGKLYYREGLFIGYRYYDRKEMAPQFPFGHGLSYTKFKYTDLQAVQHEKGITVTLQLENTGKRSGKETVQLYVHDEECKWVRPEKELKAFAKIELAPGEKEKIVFELEERDFAYYNTKYNRWVAESGYFQLCAGSSSRDIRVTHRLFCDFGKEEITFHKFSLLNEWVSDPIAKNVLEECIDEMNKHVKDKVSLQDEFLGFWEDFPVIKIFQMFGQSWMMERSPDEVVSELIGRVNEKRLEAQQAKPL